The Maridesulfovibrio ferrireducens genomic sequence AAACACTTGCGCGATTCTATTCCAAGCCGCTCATGAATACCTTCAAGCCACGCTGTTCGACCTAAGGCGTGAGTCGGTATAAAAACCTGAGGCTTAACTGCTTCTACTAAAAAAGGTCCTCCAGCCAAACTCTCGAGCCTTCTATCAACATTAGAAAAAACAATATGAGATCCAAACCCTGCGATTCTATCTGCCGCTTTATCAAAAAAATCTCTTGTAAACTTTTGATCTGCTTCTGACGAACTTTCCCAGTCCCAACAAGCTAAATCTCCGCCATTATAGATTTTTACACCTTCAACAGTTTCAATCATAAAAGCCACGCCTAAATCATTCGACATAAGCGTTTCAATTTTCAAATTTTCAAAAACATACTTTTGATCAGGTTCAACAACCAGAGCATTCTCAAAAAAAATATCAGGATACATTTCTTCAATGTCATCAGACAGCACAGCTTTCACGGAATTTGCGCCGCCGCACACGTCCATATAATCAGGAGCAAAATGATCCAGATGGCTGTGTGAAAAAAAAATGACCACATCACGACCGCAGACAGCCTCTTCTAAAATTGACCGAGCACGGCTCATGCGAAATCTTTGCGCCGGAATATCAAAAACAATACTCAATTTACCGACATCAAGAACAAAACAATTATGAAAAATATATGTAATCTTAATTTTCATCGTTACTAAAAATTATTGTTCACTTTCCTCAATCTGTCGGTTTAAAGATTCACGACTGATCGGAAGATAAAGATGGGACCACGATTTCAAGTGCCCAGCTAAAAATTCCGCATCCGGTCCTGACCCGCAAAACAGATCCACTCTGGTCCCTTTAATCGCACCGCCCCTATCTTGCGCCATCACCATTTTCGTAAAAGTCTTTTTCTTGTCAGTACCCTCTTGTGGAAGCTTTGTCGTGAGTATAGCCATAGCACCCAACGGTAGCACGCTGCTGTCCACAGCCACACTTGCCATA encodes the following:
- a CDS encoding MBL fold metallo-hydrolase, whose amino-acid sequence is MKIKITYIFHNCFVLDVGKLSIVFDIPAQRFRMSRARSILEEAVCGRDVVIFFSHSHLDHFAPDYMDVCGGANSVKAVLSDDIEEMYPDIFFENALVVEPDQKYVFENLKIETLMSNDLGVAFMIETVEGVKIYNGGDLACWDWESSSEADQKFTRDFFDKAADRIAGFGSHIVFSNVDRRLESLAGGPFLVEAVKPQVFIPTHALGRTAWLEGIHERLGIESRKCFSYRRAGDVASFDILLSGS